In one Streptomyces sp. NBC_01288 genomic region, the following are encoded:
- the smc gene encoding chromosome segregation protein SMC: MHLKALTLRGFKSFASATTLRFEPGITCVVGPNGSGKSNVVDALSWVMGEQGAKSLRGGKMEDVIFAGTTGRPPLGRAEVSLTIDNSDGALPIEYAEVTITRIMFRNGGSEYQINGDTCRLLDIQELLSDSGIGREMHVIVGQGQLDSVLHADPMGRRAFIEEAAGVLKHRKRKEKALRKLDAMQANLARVQDLTDELRRQLKPLGRQAAVARRAAVIQADLRDARLRLLADDLVRLRQALNTEIADEAALKGRKEAAELELRKALQREGLLEDEVRQLTPRLQRAQQTWYELSQLAERVRGTISLADARVKSATSAPPEERRGRDPEDMEREAARIREQEAELEAALEAAEHALEDTVAHRSDLERELTAEERRLKDVARSIADRREGLARLNGQVNAARSRAASAQAEIDRLASARDEAQERAVTAQEEYEALQSEVDGLDAGDEELTARHETARAGLAEAEAAQAAAREASTAAERQRAATQARRDALALGLRRKDGTGILLGARDRLTGILGPAAELLTVTPGHETALAAAFGAAADAIAVTTPSSAADAIRLLRKQDGGRAALLLAGGPEHSTPVTEAPQRGAGQHPFAAPPRSATSHDAPADAQRPFAADLVRAPADLMPAVRRLLHNYVVVDTLEAAEQLVYAHPELTAVTAEGDLLGAHFAHGGSAGAPSLLEVQASVDEAAAELEELAVRCEELAATQQTSGERRKECTALVEELGERRRAAEREKSTVAQQLGRLAGQARGAAGEAERSTAAAARAQDALDKAVEEAEVLAERLAVAEEMPVEEEPDTSVRDRLAADGANARQTEMEARLQVRTHEERVKGLAGRADSLDRGARAEREARARAEQRLARLRHEAAVAEAVAFGTRQLLAHVEVSLARADEERTAADAAKARREQELTAARNQGRDLKGELDKLTDSVHRGEVLGAEKRMRIEQLESKALEELGVEPTGLVEEYGPHQLVPPSLAAEGEVLPDDPEDPRNQPRTFHRAEQEKRLKSAERAYQQLGKVNPLALEEFAALEERHKFLSEQLEDLKKTRADLLQVVKEVDERVEQVFTEAYRDTALQFEGVFSRLFPGGEGRLILTDPDNMLTTGVDVEARPPGKKVKRLSLLSGGERSLTAVALLVSIFKARPSPFYVMDEVEAALDDTNLQRLIRIMQELQEASQLIVITHQKRTMEVADALYGVSMQGDGVSKVISQRLR, encoded by the coding sequence GTGCACCTCAAGGCCCTGACCCTGCGGGGGTTCAAGTCGTTCGCCTCGGCGACCACGCTCCGGTTCGAGCCGGGGATCACGTGCGTCGTCGGTCCGAACGGCTCGGGCAAGTCCAATGTCGTGGACGCGCTCAGCTGGGTCATGGGCGAACAGGGCGCCAAGTCGCTGCGCGGCGGCAAGATGGAGGACGTCATCTTCGCCGGCACCACCGGCCGCCCCCCGCTGGGCCGCGCCGAGGTGTCCCTCACCATCGACAACTCCGACGGTGCCCTGCCCATCGAGTACGCCGAGGTCACCATCACGCGGATCATGTTCCGCAACGGCGGCAGCGAGTACCAGATCAACGGCGACACGTGTCGCCTCCTCGACATCCAGGAACTCCTCTCCGACTCCGGCATCGGCCGCGAGATGCACGTCATCGTCGGCCAGGGCCAGCTCGACTCCGTGCTCCACGCCGACCCCATGGGCCGCCGCGCCTTCATCGAGGAGGCGGCCGGAGTCCTCAAGCACCGCAAGCGCAAGGAGAAGGCGCTCCGCAAACTGGACGCGATGCAGGCCAACCTCGCGCGCGTGCAGGACCTGACGGACGAACTCCGCCGCCAGCTCAAGCCCTTGGGCCGCCAGGCCGCGGTCGCCCGCCGTGCGGCCGTCATCCAGGCAGACCTCCGGGACGCCCGCCTCCGTCTGCTCGCCGACGATCTCGTACGACTGCGCCAGGCGCTGAACACCGAGATCGCCGACGAGGCCGCGCTGAAGGGACGCAAGGAGGCCGCCGAACTGGAGCTGCGCAAGGCGCTCCAGCGCGAGGGCCTCCTGGAGGACGAGGTACGGCAGCTCACACCGCGCCTCCAGCGCGCCCAGCAGACCTGGTACGAGCTGTCCCAACTGGCCGAGCGGGTACGCGGCACGATCTCGCTGGCCGACGCCCGCGTGAAGAGCGCGACGTCGGCCCCTCCGGAGGAACGGCGGGGCCGTGACCCCGAGGACATGGAGCGCGAGGCCGCCCGCATCCGCGAGCAGGAAGCCGAACTCGAAGCGGCCCTTGAGGCGGCCGAGCACGCCCTGGAGGACACGGTCGCCCACCGCTCCGATCTGGAGCGGGAGTTGACGGCCGAGGAACGGCGCCTGAAGGACGTGGCCCGTTCCATCGCCGACCGCCGCGAGGGCCTCGCCCGCCTCAACGGCCAGGTCAACGCGGCCCGTTCACGCGCCGCCTCCGCCCAGGCCGAGATCGACCGCCTCGCCTCCGCCCGCGACGAGGCCCAGGAACGAGCGGTCACCGCACAGGAGGAGTACGAGGCGCTCCAGTCCGAGGTCGACGGCCTGGACGCGGGCGACGAGGAACTCACCGCGCGCCACGAGACGGCCCGGGCCGGCCTCGCCGAGGCGGAAGCAGCCCAGGCCGCCGCCCGCGAGGCATCCACAGCGGCGGAACGCCAACGCGCCGCCACCCAGGCCCGCCGAGACGCGCTGGCCCTGGGCCTGCGCCGCAAGGACGGCACCGGCATACTGCTGGGCGCCCGCGACCGCCTCACCGGAATCCTGGGTCCGGCGGCGGAACTCCTCACGGTGACCCCGGGCCACGAGACAGCCCTGGCGGCGGCCTTCGGCGCGGCGGCGGACGCGATCGCCGTGACGACACCGTCCTCGGCGGCGGACGCGATCCGCTTGCTGCGCAAGCAAGACGGGGGCAGAGCGGCACTGCTGCTGGCAGGAGGCCCTGAGCATTCGACCCCGGTGACTGAGGCGCCCCAAAGGGGCGCGGGACAGCATCCATTTGCGGCTCCGCCGCGGAGCGCGACCAGCCACGACGCACCCGCAGACGCCCAACGACCTTTCGCGGCAGATCTGGTCCGCGCCCCCGCCGACCTCATGCCCGCAGTCCGCCGCCTCCTGCACAACTACGTCGTGGTCGACACCCTCGAAGCCGCCGAGCAACTCGTATACGCCCACCCCGAGTTGACCGCGGTCACCGCCGAAGGCGACCTGCTCGGCGCCCACTTCGCCCACGGCGGCTCCGCAGGCGCCCCCAGCCTCCTCGAAGTCCAGGCCTCCGTAGACGAAGCCGCAGCCGAACTCGAAGAACTGGCAGTCCGCTGCGAGGAGTTGGCCGCCACCCAGCAGACCTCAGGCGAGCGCCGCAAGGAATGCACCGCGCTGGTCGAGGAGTTGGGGGAGCGCCGCCGAGCCGCAGAGCGCGAGAAGTCGACCGTGGCACAGCAGTTGGGCCGGCTCGCAGGGCAGGCCCGGGGCGCCGCCGGCGAGGCCGAGCGATCGACCGCGGCGGCGGCACGGGCACAGGACGCGCTCGACAAGGCCGTAGAAGAAGCCGAGGTGCTCGCCGAACGGCTGGCCGTGGCCGAGGAGATGCCGGTCGAGGAGGAGCCCGACACCTCCGTGCGGGATCGGCTCGCCGCCGATGGGGCCAATGCTCGGCAGACCGAGATGGAGGCGCGGCTTCAGGTCCGTACGCATGAGGAGCGGGTCAAGGGGCTTGCCGGGCGGGCCGATTCGCTGGATCGCGGGGCCCGGGCCGAGCGGGAGGCGCGGGCGCGGGCGGAGCAGCGGCTCGCGCGGTTGCGGCACGAGGCGGCCGTCGCGGAGGCCGTCGCCTTCGGGACGCGGCAGCTGCTCGCCCACGTCGAGGTGTCCCTCGCCCGTGCCGACGAGGAGCGCACCGCCGCCGATGCCGCCAAGGCGCGCCGCGAGCAGGAGCTGACCGCCGCCCGCAACCAGGGGCGCGACCTCAAGGGCGAGCTCGACAAGCTGACGGACTCGGTGCACCGCGGCGAGGTGCTCGGGGCCGAGAAGCGGATGCGGATCGAGCAGCTGGAGAGCAAGGCGCTGGAGGAACTGGGGGTCGAGCCGACGGGGCTCGTCGAGGAGTACGGGCCGCATCAGCTCGTGCCGCCCTCGCTCGCCGCCGAGGGCGAGGTGCTCCCGGATGATCCGGAGGACCCGCGCAACCAGCCCCGTACGTTCCACCGCGCCGAGCAGGAGAAGCGGCTCAAGTCCGCCGAACGGGCGTACCAGCAGCTCGGGAAGGTGAACCCGCTCGCGCTGGAGGAGTTCGCGGCGCTGGAGGAGCGGCACAAGTTCCTCAGCGAGCAGTTGGAGGACCTGAAGAAGACCCGCGCCGACCTGCTTCAAGTGGTGAAGGAGGTCGACGAGCGCGTCGAGCAGGTCTTCACCGAGGCCTACCGGGACACGGCCTTGCAGTTCGAGGGTGTCTTCAGCCGGCTGTTCCCGGGCGGCGAGGGGCGGTTGATCCTGACCGATCCCGACAACATGCTGACCACGGGTGTGGATGTCGAGGCGCGTCCCCCCGGTAAGAAGGTCAAGCGGCTCTCCCTGCTCTCCGGCGGGGAGCGGTCCCTCACCGCCGTGGCGCTGCTGGTGTCGATCTTCAAGGCTCGGCCCAGCCCGTTCTATGTGATGGACGAGGTCGAGGCGGCGCTCGACGACACCAACCTCCAGCGGCTGATCCGGATCATGCAGGAGTTGCAGGAGGCCTCGCAGCTGATCGTGATCACCCACCAGAAGCGCACGATGGAGGTCGCCGACGCGTTGTACGGCGTCTCCATGCAGGGCGACGGGGTGTCGAAGGTCATCTCACAGCGTCTCCGCTAG
- a CDS encoding acylphosphatase has protein sequence MSEDVRMVAWVRGRVQGVGFRWFTRAKALEIGGLSGFALNLGDGRVQVVAEGSREGCRGLLDWLQGHDTPGRVDGVTEIWDTPRGGYDGFAIR, from the coding sequence ATGAGCGAGGATGTGCGGATGGTCGCCTGGGTGCGAGGGCGTGTGCAAGGTGTGGGTTTTCGGTGGTTTACCCGTGCCAAGGCTCTGGAGATCGGGGGCCTGAGTGGTTTTGCTCTCAATTTGGGCGACGGACGCGTCCAAGTGGTCGCGGAGGGATCGCGTGAGGGCTGCCGAGGACTCCTCGACTGGCTCCAGGGGCACGACACGCCCGGGCGCGTGGATGGCGTCACCGAGATCTGGGACACACCCCGCGGCGGCTACGACGGCTTCGCGATCCGCTGA
- a CDS encoding CAP domain-containing protein codes for MGRHRRSAAGRAATSRATGVTETHGSYTSGYDPHDSYDWNDHSDHSSRNDRFDWNPADGSTIGMAPYLHPEGPAEFHQPHPNHQAPTDHRVHEGRANHEAPPKSEARLKAESRLKADSRRKSEAYLFATEEDYAVVFPEAAGATASRGDGSRPGRGRRRKRKTVTPVKTGLLGVSAAVAIGTVAVAAGAMPGLENYKLGGGGGSDQVQAAGSPSNSATEQGGTSGSAESRDDGSSTSRDANRAASPSAAPTKSATAPATKAPAKKPAATPTEEPTTSTPSAKPTTPTPTQSADAPVTVPTEAAAEAAVLKLVNEQRALVGCSPVAANSSLTTLAENFSQQMADQDFFDHTDPSGATPWDRAEKLGITNLGGENIARGQADAAAVMDAWMNSPGHKANILNCDFKTLGVGVHFGTGGPWWTQDFGY; via the coding sequence ATGGGACGCCACCGACGCTCCGCCGCCGGCCGCGCCGCCACGAGCCGCGCCACGGGGGTCACAGAGACGCACGGCTCATACACGAGCGGCTACGACCCGCATGACTCGTACGACTGGAACGACCACTCCGACCACTCCAGCCGGAACGACCGCTTCGACTGGAACCCGGCCGACGGCTCGACGATCGGCATGGCGCCCTATCTCCACCCGGAGGGTCCCGCCGAGTTCCACCAGCCCCACCCGAACCACCAGGCCCCCACGGACCACCGGGTCCACGAGGGCCGCGCGAACCACGAGGCCCCGCCGAAGAGCGAGGCCCGGCTGAAGGCCGAGAGCCGGCTCAAGGCCGACTCCCGCCGCAAGAGCGAGGCCTACCTCTTCGCCACCGAGGAGGACTACGCCGTGGTCTTCCCCGAGGCGGCCGGCGCCACCGCCTCCCGGGGCGACGGCTCACGCCCGGGCCGCGGCCGCCGCCGTAAGCGCAAGACCGTGACGCCGGTCAAGACGGGTCTGCTCGGTGTCTCCGCCGCCGTCGCCATCGGCACGGTCGCGGTCGCCGCGGGCGCGATGCCGGGGCTGGAGAACTACAAGCTCGGCGGCGGTGGCGGCTCGGACCAGGTGCAGGCGGCCGGTTCGCCGTCCAACTCGGCGACCGAGCAGGGCGGTACCTCCGGCAGCGCGGAGTCCCGCGACGACGGCTCGTCCACGAGCCGCGACGCGAACCGCGCGGCCTCCCCGTCGGCGGCTCCGACCAAGTCCGCCACCGCGCCCGCCACCAAGGCCCCGGCGAAGAAGCCGGCGGCCACCCCGACCGAGGAGCCGACGACCTCGACCCCCTCGGCGAAGCCCACCACTCCGACGCCCACGCAGTCCGCCGACGCACCGGTGACGGTCCCCACGGAGGCAGCGGCCGAGGCCGCGGTGCTCAAGCTCGTCAACGAGCAGCGCGCGCTCGTCGGTTGCAGCCCGGTGGCCGCCAACAGCTCGCTGACCACCCTGGCCGAGAACTTCAGCCAGCAGATGGCCGACCAGGACTTCTTCGACCACACCGACCCCAGCGGGGCCACCCCGTGGGACCGGGCGGAGAAGCTCGGCATCACCAACCTCGGCGGCGAGAACATCGCCCGCGGCCAGGCCGACGCGGCCGCGGTCATGGACGCCTGGATGAACAGCCCCGGCCACAAGGCCAACATCCTGAACTGCGACTTCAAGACCCTGGGTGTCGGTGTGCACTTCGGCACCGGCGGCCCCTGGTGGACGCAGGACTTCGGGTACTAG
- a CDS encoding winged helix-turn-helix transcriptional regulator, which produces MDTTQERTEEQSFPYNVFAKACPSRGTLEHITGRWGGLTLCALHEGSLRFNELRRRVDGVSEKMLSQTLHALERDGLVHREAQQTNPPRVDYELTPLGHGVAERLKDLVDFVESRMDDVLAARTRYDETRGGL; this is translated from the coding sequence ATGGACACGACCCAGGAGCGTACGGAGGAGCAGAGCTTCCCGTACAACGTCTTCGCGAAGGCCTGCCCCTCCCGAGGCACCCTGGAGCACATCACAGGCCGCTGGGGCGGACTCACCCTGTGCGCGCTGCACGAGGGCTCGCTGCGTTTCAACGAGCTGCGCCGCCGCGTCGACGGCGTCAGCGAGAAGATGCTCTCGCAGACCCTGCACGCCCTGGAGCGCGACGGCCTGGTCCACCGCGAGGCCCAGCAGACCAACCCGCCGCGCGTGGACTACGAGTTGACCCCGCTGGGACACGGAGTCGCCGAACGCCTGAAGGATCTCGTCGACTTCGTGGAGTCCCGCATGGACGACGTCCTCGCGGCCCGCACGCGCTACGACGAGACGCGCGGCGGCCTCTAG
- the mutM gene encoding bifunctional DNA-formamidopyrimidine glycosylase/DNA-(apurinic or apyrimidinic site) lyase codes for MPELPEVEVVRRGLERWVAQRTVADAEVLHPRAVRRHVAGADDFAHRLKGHRIGTPSRRGKYLWLPLEDTHQAVLAHLGMSGQLLVQPHELPDEKHLRIRVGFADSLDTELRFVDQRTFGGLSLHDTTPDGLPDVIAHIARDPLDPLFDDELFHQALRRKRTTIKRALLDQSLISGVGNIYADEALWRARVHYERPTATFTRPRTAELLGHARDVMNAALDVGGTSFDSLYVNVNGESGYFDRSLDAYGREGLPCRRCGTQMSRRAWMNRSSYFCPKCQRAPRS; via the coding sequence ATGCCCGAGTTGCCCGAGGTCGAGGTCGTCCGGCGCGGTCTGGAGCGGTGGGTCGCCCAGCGCACCGTCGCCGACGCCGAGGTACTGCATCCGCGTGCGGTACGACGTCATGTCGCCGGCGCCGACGACTTCGCGCACCGGCTCAAGGGGCATCGGATCGGCACGCCGAGCAGGCGCGGCAAGTATCTGTGGCTGCCGTTGGAGGACACGCATCAGGCGGTGCTGGCGCACCTCGGGATGAGTGGCCAACTCCTGGTCCAGCCGCACGAGTTGCCTGACGAGAAGCATCTGCGCATCCGGGTCGGGTTCGCCGACTCCCTCGACACGGAACTCCGCTTCGTCGACCAACGCACCTTCGGTGGGCTGTCGTTGCACGACACCACCCCGGACGGGCTGCCGGACGTCATCGCGCACATCGCGCGTGACCCCCTGGACCCCTTGTTCGACGACGAGTTGTTCCACCAGGCCCTGCGCCGCAAGCGCACGACCATCAAACGGGCCCTGCTCGACCAGTCGTTGATCAGCGGGGTCGGCAACATCTATGCGGACGAGGCCCTTTGGCGGGCCCGCGTCCACTACGAACGCCCGACCGCGACCTTCACCCGCCCGCGCACCGCCGAACTCCTGGGCCACGCGCGGGATGTGATGAACGCGGCCCTCGACGTGGGCGGCACCAGCTTCGACAGCCTGTACGTCAACGTGAACGGGGAGTCGGGCTACTTCGACCGCTCGCTCGACGCGTACGGCCGCGAGGGTCTGCCGTGCCGGCGCTGCGGTACGCAGATGAGCCGGCGGGCGTGGATGAACCGGTCGAGCTACTTCTGCCCCAAGTGTCAGCGGGCGCCCAGGAGTTAG
- the rnc gene encoding ribonuclease III → MSDVKADSVAKKHADTASSHTLLEGRLGYHLESALLVRALTHRSYAYENGGLPTNERLEFLGDSVLGLVVTDTLYTTHPDLPEGQLAKLRAAVVNSRALAEVGRGLELGSFIRLGRGEEGTGGRDKASILADTLEAVIGAVYLDQGLDAASELVHRLFDPLIEKSSNLGAGLDWKTSLQELTATEGLGVPEYLVTETGPDHEKTFTAAARVGGVSYGTGTGRSKKEAEQQAAESAWRSIRADADERAEKAKEAAEQQAVETAAEAAEQPAEESADTSSASA, encoded by the coding sequence ATGTCTGACGTCAAGGCCGACTCAGTCGCCAAGAAACACGCGGACACAGCCTCGTCCCACACGCTGTTGGAAGGGCGGCTCGGGTATCACCTCGAGTCCGCCCTTCTGGTGCGTGCGCTGACCCACCGTTCGTACGCGTACGAGAACGGCGGTCTGCCGACGAACGAGCGGCTGGAGTTCCTCGGGGACTCCGTGCTCGGCCTCGTCGTCACGGACACGCTGTACACGACCCACCCCGACCTGCCCGAAGGCCAACTGGCCAAGTTGCGGGCCGCGGTGGTCAATTCTCGTGCGCTGGCGGAGGTCGGTCGCGGTCTGGAACTCGGCTCCTTCATCCGGCTCGGCCGCGGTGAAGAGGGCACGGGGGGCCGGGACAAGGCGTCCATCCTCGCCGACACCCTGGAAGCGGTGATCGGCGCGGTCTATCTCGACCAGGGCCTCGACGCGGCCTCCGAACTGGTACATCGCCTGTTCGACCCGCTCATCGAGAAGTCCTCGAACCTCGGTGCCGGCCTGGACTGGAAGACCAGTCTCCAGGAGCTCACCGCGACCGAGGGGCTCGGTGTCCCCGAGTACCTGGTCACGGAGACCGGCCCCGATCACGAGAAGACCTTCACCGCTGCCGCCCGCGTCGGAGGCGTCTCGTACGGCACCGGCACCGGCCGCAGCAAGAAGGAGGCGGAGCAGCAGGCCGCCGAGTCCGCCTGGCGGTCCATCCGGGCCGACGCGGACGAGCGAGCCGAGAAGGCGAAGGAGGCGGCCGAACAACAGGCCGTCGAGACCGCCGCCGAGGCCGCTGAGCAGCCTGCCGAGGAGAGCGCCGACACGTCGTCGGCGTCCGCCTGA
- the rpmF gene encoding 50S ribosomal protein L32: protein MAVPKRKMSRSNTRHRRSQWKAAVTPLVACERCHEPKQQHIACPSCGTYNKRQVLEV from the coding sequence GTGGCTGTTCCGAAGCGGAAGATGTCGCGCAGCAACACGCGCCACCGCCGGTCGCAGTGGAAGGCTGCGGTCACCCCTCTGGTTGCGTGCGAGCGCTGCCACGAGCCCAAGCAGCAGCACATCGCGTGCCCTTCTTGCGGCACGTACAACAAGCGCCAGGTCCTCGAGGTCTGA
- a CDS encoding YceD family protein: MALNARLDHRNPLVFDTHELGRRPGALLRLNRSIDAPKDLGIQGVIGVPEGAPVELDLRLESVMEGVLVTGTARATAKGECVRCLEPLELSLEADFQEMFSYPDADDRGRPKAEPVDDAEEDEDRLFIEDGLFDLESVLRDAVVLALPMQPVCQDDCLGLCSECGVRLTDDPDHHHDAVDIRWAALQGLAGSLEDGEKDEISGEAPRPARANEKQEK; encoded by the coding sequence ATGGCTCTGAACGCCCGCCTCGACCACCGCAACCCTCTCGTGTTCGACACTCACGAGCTGGGTCGGCGTCCTGGTGCGCTGCTGCGCCTGAACCGTTCGATCGACGCTCCCAAGGATCTCGGGATCCAGGGGGTCATCGGAGTGCCGGAAGGCGCCCCGGTGGAGCTCGACCTCCGCCTTGAGTCCGTCATGGAAGGGGTGCTTGTCACAGGCACCGCCCGTGCAACGGCCAAGGGGGAGTGCGTAAGGTGTCTGGAGCCGCTTGAGCTGTCGCTCGAAGCGGACTTCCAGGAGATGTTCTCGTACCCTGACGCCGACGACCGTGGCCGCCCCAAAGCGGAACCGGTCGACGACGCCGAGGAAGACGAGGACAGGCTCTTCATCGAGGACGGCTTGTTCGACCTCGAATCCGTGCTGCGCGATGCGGTGGTGCTCGCACTGCCGATGCAGCCGGTGTGCCAGGACGACTGTCTGGGCCTGTGCTCCGAGTGCGGGGTACGGCTCACGGACGACCCGGACCACCACCATGACGCCGTCGACATCCGTTGGGCGGCACTGCAGGGACTCGCCGGTTCACTCGAAGACGGCGAGAAGGACGAGATCAGTGGCGAGGCGCCCCGACCGGCGCGCGCCAACGAGAAGCAGGAGAAGTAG
- a CDS encoding ATP synthase F0 subunit B, whose protein sequence is MDVQKKLDEIVASVSSARSMPMSASCVVNRAELLTLLEEVRAALPDSLAEAQELIGGRHEMVEQARQEAERIIHTAHAERGSLISDTEVARRSQNEADRILAEARQEAEEVRAEADDYVDSKLANFEVVLTKTLGSVGRGREKLLGTGPGIDDQGYEDEDAPERSHDPETLRRDADAYVDVKLGAFEAVLAKTLDAVGKGRQKLHGRLASDDLGALSLDDDGNQVQHTSDADYLADLATVTDTPVSATPLQPEQQDYAPQAAYDYQQTAQQQDPYGYQQQGYAQPQQQDPYGYQQADPYAYQGYDTGQQPVYDPNQMQQAQVDPQQNQQAQGQQGYALDETSLFDTGMISAEQLRAYEQGRGL, encoded by the coding sequence GTGGACGTGCAGAAGAAGCTCGACGAGATCGTCGCCTCGGTCTCCAGCGCCCGGTCCATGCCCATGTCGGCCTCGTGCGTGGTCAACCGCGCCGAGCTGCTCACGCTGCTCGAAGAGGTGCGTGCGGCCCTGCCCGACTCGCTGGCGGAGGCGCAGGAGTTGATCGGCGGCCGGCACGAGATGGTCGAGCAGGCCCGCCAGGAGGCCGAGCGGATCATCCACACCGCGCACGCCGAGCGCGGCTCGCTGATCTCCGACACCGAGGTCGCCCGCCGCTCGCAGAACGAGGCCGACCGCATCCTCGCCGAGGCCCGCCAGGAGGCCGAGGAGGTCCGCGCGGAGGCCGACGACTACGTCGACTCCAAGCTCGCCAACTTCGAGGTCGTCCTCACCAAGACCCTCGGCTCGGTCGGTCGCGGCCGCGAGAAGCTGCTCGGCACCGGCCCCGGCATCGACGACCAGGGCTACGAGGACGAGGACGCCCCCGAGCGCAGCCACGACCCCGAGACCCTGCGCCGCGACGCCGACGCGTACGTGGACGTCAAGCTCGGCGCCTTCGAGGCGGTGCTCGCCAAGACCCTGGATGCCGTAGGGAAGGGCCGGCAGAAGCTGCACGGGCGGCTCGCCAGCGACGATCTCGGCGCCCTCTCCCTCGACGACGACGGCAACCAGGTCCAGCACACCAGCGACGCCGACTACCTCGCCGACCTCGCGACCGTCACGGACACCCCGGTCTCGGCCACCCCGCTCCAGCCCGAGCAGCAGGACTACGCCCCGCAGGCGGCCTACGACTACCAGCAGACCGCCCAGCAGCAGGACCCGTACGGCTACCAGCAGCAGGGTTACGCCCAGCCCCAGCAGCAGGACCCGTACGGGTACCAGCAGGCCGACCCCTACGCCTACCAGGGCTACGACACCGGTCAGCAGCCCGTGTACGACCCGAACCAGATGCAGCAGGCCCAGGTCGACCCGCAGCAGAACCAGCAGGCCCAGGGTCAGCAGGGCTACGCGCTCGACGAGACCAGTCTCTTCGACACCGGCATGATCAGCGCGGAGCAGCTGCGGGCGTACGAGCAGGGTCGCGGCCTGTAA
- the coaD gene encoding pantetheine-phosphate adenylyltransferase: MRRAVCPGSFDPITNGHLDIIARASRLYDVVHVVVMINQSKKGMFTVDERIELIREVTAEFGNIQVEAYHGLLVDFCKQRDIPAIVKGLRAVSDFDYELQMAQMNNGLSGVETLFIPTSPTYSFLSSSLVKEVAQWGGDISHLVPPIVLEALHERLGQG, encoded by the coding sequence TTGCGCCGCGCCGTTTGTCCGGGGTCGTTCGACCCCATCACCAATGGACACCTCGACATCATCGCCCGTGCCTCCCGGCTGTACGACGTCGTGCACGTCGTCGTGATGATCAACCAGTCGAAGAAGGGCATGTTCACCGTCGACGAGCGGATCGAGCTGATCCGCGAGGTCACCGCGGAGTTCGGCAACATCCAGGTCGAGGCGTACCACGGCCTGCTCGTCGACTTCTGCAAGCAGCGCGACATCCCGGCCATCGTCAAGGGCCTGCGCGCGGTCAGTGACTTCGACTACGAACTCCAGATGGCCCAGATGAACAACGGGCTGTCGGGCGTCGAAACCCTGTTCATCCCGACCAGCCCCACCTACAGCTTCCTGTCGTCCTCGCTGGTCAAGGAGGTCGCGCAGTGGGGTGGCGACATCTCCCACCTGGTGCCGCCGATCGTCCTGGAAGCGCTCCACGAGCGGCTCGGCCAGGGCTGA
- the rsmD gene encoding 16S rRNA (guanine(966)-N(2))-methyltransferase RsmD, with amino-acid sequence MTRVIAGEAGGRRLAVPPGTGTRPTSDRAREGLFSTWQSLLGAPLNGERVLDLYAGSGAIGLEALSRGASHTLLVEADPKAARVIRENVKNIGLPGAEVRAGKVEQIVQTTAPADPYDIVFLDPPYVVADHDLREILLTLRSGGWLAPDALVTVERSTRGGEFGWPDGFDAIRARRYGEGTFWYGRAASTCEDAR; translated from the coding sequence ATGACCCGCGTGATCGCCGGCGAAGCCGGCGGACGTCGACTAGCCGTCCCGCCCGGCACCGGAACCCGCCCCACCTCCGACCGCGCACGCGAGGGCCTCTTCTCCACCTGGCAGTCCCTCCTCGGCGCCCCCCTGAACGGCGAAAGAGTCCTGGACCTGTACGCGGGCTCGGGCGCCATCGGCCTCGAAGCCCTCTCCCGCGGCGCGAGCCACACCCTCCTAGTGGAGGCCGACCCGAAGGCCGCCCGCGTCATCAGGGAGAACGTCAAGAACATCGGCCTCCCCGGCGCCGAGGTCAGGGCGGGCAAAGTGGAGCAGATCGTCCAGACGACGGCGCCGGCAGACCCGTACGACATCGTCTTCCTCGACCCGCCGTACGTTGTCGCAGATCACGATCTTCGGGAGATTCTCCTCACACTCCGGTCCGGGGGCTGGCTCGCGCCGGACGCTCTCGTCACCGTGGAGCGCAGCACCAGAGGCGGCGAATTCGGGTGGCCGGACGGATTCGACGCGATCCGGGCCCGTCGCTACGGCGAGGGGACCTTTTGGTACGGTCGCGCCGCCTCTACGTGCGAAGACGCACGATGA